Proteins encoded together in one Larus michahellis chromosome 4, bLarMic1.1, whole genome shotgun sequence window:
- the CMTR2 gene encoding cap-specific mRNA (nucleoside-2'-O-)-methyltransferase 2 isoform X1, producing the protein MNKCKKPYVDQTTNLEKFSPEILSEIEKLFAKKFTYTKPVNNEWKLPDPGDAFTCDHKEFNSLLALKDSMNEVKNQLSDKNLDEWHQHTSFTNKAGKIINHVKKSVNAELCTQAWCKFHEILCSFPLLPEEALQGGELNSVHLCEAPGAFIASLNHYLKSHHVPCDWNWVANTLNPYHEANDTLMMIMDDRLIANTLPWWYFGPDNTGDVMTLKHLTGLQNFVSNMATVHLVTADGSFDCQGNPGEQEALVSPLHYCETVTALMILGTGGSFVLKMFTLFEHCSTNLLFLLNCAFEEVHVFKPATSKAGNSEAYVICLRYMGRESIHLLLSKMIQNFGTEMVNKALFPQHTLPESFLKIHEECCVFFHKRQVETISENLHLFERMEEAEQAKLNKLRDCAVEFFMQRLHMKPIARSNWLVKKSQTGCSMNAKWFGQRNKYFSTYNERKMLETLTWNDKVAKGYFNHWAEEHSFNNAGKMCILEGSSSNLECSLWYILEGKRLPVVKCSPFCDGQVLENLNEAMKELVGGRLKNRQMLQTCHSCEVLPGELMLAEVSDLSRCHQEVLNERCSDHFKCLVVGFPSLCDTESQPGMEVKLLDSATLLAFSFSLLYDGEPKYQQQLLEHVLHALNQLTVGDALILPVLSCFTRFTAGLVFILHCCFRCITFACPTSQELLRTSAALLCVGYRGLPNPVVEYLQHLNKLMSSLLDTDSPQQVLQFVPMEVLLQGKLLEFLWDLNTAIAKRQLHLIVQAKQQQMTSNISL; encoded by the coding sequence ATGAACAAATGTAAGAAGCCTTACGTTGACCAGACTACAAACCTTGAAAAGTTCAGTCCTGAAATTCTTTCTGAAATTGAGAAGCTCTTTGCAAAGAAGTTTACTTACACTAAGCCTGTGAATAATGAATGGAAGCTGCCAGATCCCGGTGATGCTTTTACATGCGATCACAAGGAATTCAACTCGCTCCTGGCTCTGAAGGACTCGATGAATGAAGTGAAGAATCAACTGAGCGATAAGAACCTGGATGAATGGCATCAGCACACCTCGTTTACCAataaagcagggaaaataattAATCATGTGAAGAAATCTGTGAACGCGGAGCTGTGCACCCAGGCCTGGTGCAAGTTTCACGAGATCCTCTGCAGTTTTCCTCTTCTCCCCGAAGAAGCTCTTCAGGGCGGAGAACTGAATTCTGTCCACCTCTGCGAAGCTCCCGGAGCTTTTATAGCCAGCCTCAATCACTACTTGAAATCCCACCATGTCCCTTGCGACTGGAATTGGGTCGCTAACACTCTAAACCCCTACCATGAAGCAAATGACACCCTGATGATGATCATGGATGACCGTCTTATAGCAAATACGTTGCCTTGGTGGTACTTTGGCCCAGATAACACCGGTGATGTGATGACGTTGAAACATCTAACTGGACTTCAGAACTTTGTAAGCAATATGGCCACAGTTCACTTGGTAACTGCTGATGGCAGCTTTGATTGCCAGGGAAACCCAGGTGAACAGGAAGCTCTCGTCTCACCCCTTCATTACTGTGAAACAGTCACCGCTTTAATGATCCTGGGCACTGGAGGATCCTTTGTTTTGAAGATGTTCACGCTGTTTGAACACTGTTCTACCAATCTGCTCTTTTTGCTAAACTGCGCTTTTGAGGAGGTCCATGTCTTTAAGCCAGCCACTAGCAAAGCTGGAAACTCGGAAGCCTATGTGATTTGTCTTCGCTATATGGGCAGAGAAAGCATTCATCTGCTGCTTTCTAAGATGATACAGAACTTTGGAACAGAAATGGTCAACAAAGCACTTTTTCCCCAGCATACGCTACCAGaatcttttcttaaaatacacGAAGAGTGTTGTGTGTTCTTCCACAAGCGCCAGGTGGAGACCATCTCTGAGAACCTCCATCTCTTTGAGCGCATGGAAGAAGCGGAGCAGGCGAAACTGAACAAGTTAAGAGACTGTGCGGTAGAGTTCTTCATGCAAAGACTTCATATGAAACCCATTGCCAGAAGTAACTGGCTTGTCAAGAAATCTCAGACCGGTTGCAGCATGAATGCAAAATGGTTTGggcaaagaaacaaatattttagtaCGTACAATGAAAGGAAGATGCTGGAAACCCTCACATGGAATGATAAAGTGGCAAAGGGCTATTTTAATCACTGGGCTGAAGAACATAGTTTTAATAATGCTGGTAAAATGTGCATCTTGGAAGGATCATCTTCTAACCTGGAGTGTAGCTTGTGGTACATCTTGGAAGGAAAAAGACTACCGGTGGTAAAGTGTTCTCCATTTTGTGATGGTCAAGTCTTGGAAAATCTTAATGAAGCTATGAAAGAATTGGTGGGGGGGAGGCTGAAAAACAGACAAATGCTGCAGACTTGTCACTCGTGTGAAGTTCTTCCTGGGGAACTGATGTTGGCAGAAGTCTCCGATCTTTCCAGGTGTCATCAGGAAGTCCTAAATGAAAGATGCAGTGACCACTTCAAGTGCCTTGTGGTGGGCTTTCCATCCCTCTGTGATACTGAAAGCCAACCTGGTATGGAAGTAAAGCTTCTGGACTCGGCCACACTTCTGGCTTTCAGCTTCTCTTTGCTTTATGATGGAGAACCAAAGTACCAGCAGCAGCTTTTGGAGCATGTTCTGCATGCGTTGAACCAGCTTACAGTGGGAGATGCGTTGATTTTGCCTGTTCTCTCTTGTTTTACGCGCTTCACAGCTGGCCTGGTCTTCATACTGCACTGCTGTTTCAGATGCATCACGTTTGCTTGTCCGACCTCCCAGGAGCTCTTAAGGACTAGTGCTGCTTTGCTGTGCGTTGGCTACCGAGGCCTCCCGAATCCGGTTGTTGAGTATCTGCAGCACCTGAATAAACTAATGAGCTCTTTGTTAGACACGGACTCTCCCCAGCAGGTTTTGCAGTTTGTGCCCATGGAGGTTCTCCTCCAGGGCAAGCTGTTGGAGTTCTTGTGGGATTTAAACACAGCCATTGCAAAGAGACAGCTCCACTTGATTGTGCAAGCCAAGCAGCAGCAGATGACTAGCAATATTTCACTTTAA
- the LOC141743160 gene encoding purine nucleoside phosphorylase-like isoform X2 encodes MTKRRRNRYEVYKETVDWLCARTDQRPKTAIICGSGLGGLADVLDNKTVFPYEDIPHFPRSTVAGHAGRLVFGELNGQPCVCMQGRFHYYEGYSVSTVTFPIRVFFLLGVEILIVTNAAGGLNPHFQVGDIMFIRDHISTFGLGGQNPLRGPNDERFGVRFPCMSDAYEQDLLGLAMESAQELGFLNFIREGVYCLLPGPCYETIAECRLLQALGADAVGMSTVPEVIVARHCGLRVLGISLITNKVVTSYNSQEKANHEEVLRVSVVRAEALQKLVTHLLGKLGESTNSL; translated from the exons ATGACAAAAAGGAGGAG AAATAGGTACGAGGTGTATAAGGAAACAGTGGATTGGTTATGCGCCCGTACCGACCAGCGTCCCAAGACTGCCATCATCTGTGGATCCGGACTGGGAGGTCTGGCCGACGTGTTGGATAACAAGACAGTCTTTCCGTATGAGGACATCCCTCACTTCCCACGGAGCACAG TTGCAGGGCATGCTGGCAGATTGGTGTTTGGGGAGCTGAACGGACAACCCTGCGTGTGTATGCAGGGACGGTTCCACTATTACGAAGGATACTCTGTCAGCACG GTCACCTTTCCCATCAGGGTCTTCTTTCTCCTGGGGGTGGAGATCTTGATTGTCACAAACGCGGCTGGGGGCCTGAATCCCCACTTCCAAGTGGGGGACATCATGTTCATTAGAGATCACATCAGCACCTTTGGCTTGGGAGGGCAGAATCCACTGCGTGGACCAAACGATGAGAG GTTTGGAGTGAGGTTTCCCTGCATGTCAGACGCTTATGAACAAGATCTGCTCGGCCTGGCGATGGAGAGCGCGCAGGAGCTGGGCTTTCTGAACTTCATCCGAGAAGGAGTGTACTGTCTGCTGCCTGGTCCCTGCTACGAAACCATTGCCGAGTGCCGCCTGCTGCAGGCGCTGGGAGCGGATGCTGTAG GCATGAGCACTGTCCCAGAAGTAATTGTAGCCAGACATTGTGGCCTCCGAGTCCTCGGGATCTCCCTCATCACCAACAAAGTGGTGACGAGCTACAACAGTCAAGAGAAAGCCAACCACGAGGAAGTGCTGCGCGTCTCGGTGGTCCGGGCTGAAGCCCTGCAGAAACTGGTCACGCATCTCCTTGGCAAGCTGGGGGAAAGCACAAACTCCCTGTGA
- the LOC141743160 gene encoding purine nucleoside phosphorylase-like isoform X1, whose translation MAYAEEERNRYEVYKETVDWLCARTDQRPKTAIICGSGLGGLADVLDNKTVFPYEDIPHFPRSTVAGHAGRLVFGELNGQPCVCMQGRFHYYEGYSVSTVTFPIRVFFLLGVEILIVTNAAGGLNPHFQVGDIMFIRDHISTFGLGGQNPLRGPNDERFGVRFPCMSDAYEQDLLGLAMESAQELGFLNFIREGVYCLLPGPCYETIAECRLLQALGADAVGMSTVPEVIVARHCGLRVLGISLITNKVVTSYNSQEKANHEEVLRVSVVRAEALQKLVTHLLGKLGESTNSL comes from the exons atggcctATGCTGAGGAAGAGAG AAATAGGTACGAGGTGTATAAGGAAACAGTGGATTGGTTATGCGCCCGTACCGACCAGCGTCCCAAGACTGCCATCATCTGTGGATCCGGACTGGGAGGTCTGGCCGACGTGTTGGATAACAAGACAGTCTTTCCGTATGAGGACATCCCTCACTTCCCACGGAGCACAG TTGCAGGGCATGCTGGCAGATTGGTGTTTGGGGAGCTGAACGGACAACCCTGCGTGTGTATGCAGGGACGGTTCCACTATTACGAAGGATACTCTGTCAGCACG GTCACCTTTCCCATCAGGGTCTTCTTTCTCCTGGGGGTGGAGATCTTGATTGTCACAAACGCGGCTGGGGGCCTGAATCCCCACTTCCAAGTGGGGGACATCATGTTCATTAGAGATCACATCAGCACCTTTGGCTTGGGAGGGCAGAATCCACTGCGTGGACCAAACGATGAGAG GTTTGGAGTGAGGTTTCCCTGCATGTCAGACGCTTATGAACAAGATCTGCTCGGCCTGGCGATGGAGAGCGCGCAGGAGCTGGGCTTTCTGAACTTCATCCGAGAAGGAGTGTACTGTCTGCTGCCTGGTCCCTGCTACGAAACCATTGCCGAGTGCCGCCTGCTGCAGGCGCTGGGAGCGGATGCTGTAG GCATGAGCACTGTCCCAGAAGTAATTGTAGCCAGACATTGTGGCCTCCGAGTCCTCGGGATCTCCCTCATCACCAACAAAGTGGTGACGAGCTACAACAGTCAAGAGAAAGCCAACCACGAGGAAGTGCTGCGCGTCTCGGTGGTCCGGGCTGAAGCCCTGCAGAAACTGGTCACGCATCTCCTTGGCAAGCTGGGGGAAAGCACAAACTCCCTGTGA